One Fontisphaera persica DNA window includes the following coding sequences:
- a CDS encoding diphosphate--fructose-6-phosphate 1-phosphotransferase, with protein sequence MSAKPNVFIAQSGGPSAVINNSLRGVIDFCHEHPETFGRVYGGWHGIEGALKEELLDLSAQDPKEIALLETTPAAGAIGTCRYKLKEKQREDFERVIEVFKAHRIGYFFYIGGNDSMDTANKISKLAAERGLDLIATGVPKTIDNDVGDAEFKLVDHTPGYGSTARYWACNILAANEENAGSCPADPVLVLQAMGRKIGFIPAAARLADPQRELPLQIYMTEAGLTLEQLADNVNDQLKKTGRCIVVVSEGLDVGDIGAQKDAFGHTHFGASDQTVQQVVVSYLNHKGLAATGKARGQVPGTDQRHSIVLASTVDLKEAYESGRKAAEIAMRDGNGYMATILREPGPVYKVRYDKVPLELMANSERFFPKNWIAANKIDVTDDFLAYARPLIGEEWVRVPLENGLPRFARLKPLFVEKKCPAFIPEAYRKKA encoded by the coding sequence ATGAGCGCTAAGCCCAACGTTTTTATCGCCCAGTCCGGCGGCCCTTCGGCCGTCATCAACAATTCCCTGCGTGGAGTTATTGATTTTTGCCACGAACATCCTGAAACCTTCGGCCGTGTCTATGGTGGCTGGCACGGCATCGAAGGCGCATTAAAAGAGGAACTTTTAGACCTTAGCGCCCAGGACCCCAAAGAAATTGCGCTCTTGGAGACCACCCCAGCCGCAGGCGCCATCGGCACCTGCCGCTACAAACTTAAGGAAAAGCAACGGGAAGATTTCGAGCGCGTGATTGAGGTCTTCAAGGCGCACCGCATCGGTTACTTCTTCTACATCGGCGGGAATGACTCGATGGATACCGCCAATAAAATTAGCAAACTTGCCGCTGAACGCGGCTTGGACTTGATCGCCACAGGCGTGCCCAAAACCATAGACAACGATGTAGGCGATGCCGAATTCAAGTTGGTGGACCACACCCCGGGTTACGGTTCCACCGCCAGGTATTGGGCCTGCAACATCCTGGCCGCCAATGAAGAAAACGCAGGCTCCTGCCCGGCCGACCCCGTGCTTGTGCTACAGGCCATGGGCCGCAAAATTGGCTTCATCCCGGCGGCCGCGCGCCTTGCAGACCCCCAGCGGGAACTTCCCCTGCAGATTTACATGACGGAGGCCGGCTTGACCTTGGAGCAACTGGCCGACAACGTAAACGATCAGCTCAAGAAAACGGGCCGCTGCATCGTCGTGGTCAGCGAAGGTTTGGATGTGGGAGACATTGGCGCACAAAAAGATGCCTTTGGCCACACCCACTTCGGCGCCAGCGACCAAACTGTCCAGCAAGTTGTTGTCTCCTACTTGAATCACAAGGGGCTGGCCGCCACGGGCAAGGCCCGCGGGCAGGTGCCGGGCACCGACCAACGCCATTCCATTGTCCTGGCCTCCACGGTGGACCTCAAAGAGGCATACGAATCCGGCCGCAAAGCCGCTGAAATCGCCATGCGCGACGGCAACGGTTACATGGCCACCATCCTGCGGGAGCCGGGGCCGGTTTACAAAGTCCGATACGACAAAGTGCCCTTGGAACTGATGGCCAACAGCGAACGGTTCTTTCCGAAAAATTGGATTGCTGCCAATAAAATTGATGTCACCGACGACTTCCTTGCTTATGCCCGTCCTTTGATTGGCGAGGAATGGGTTAGAGTTCCCTTGGAAAATGGCTTGCCGCGTTTTGCCCGCCTCAAACCATTGTTTGTGGAAAAGAAGTGCCCCGCCTTCATCCCTGAGGCCTACCGTAAAAAGGCCTAA